One stretch of Methylopila sp. 73B DNA includes these proteins:
- a CDS encoding DUF1007 family protein, which produces MTTLRLALCGLLAAIAALVPFVAEAHPHVWVTARSEIVFGADGRMVSVRHAWTFDEMFSSFATQGLDANGDGKFSREELQPLAEVNVTSLKEFGFFTFSREGDKKVGFAEPVDYWLEQTPKGLLILHFTLPVKDNAPPKGAPLKVEVYDPTYFVAFEFAKDHPATLVEAPAGCALDVARPKEPDAATSKKLSESFFTGLSPGANFGAQFSNTISVSCAS; this is translated from the coding sequence ATGACGACGCTTCGCCTCGCCCTGTGCGGCCTCCTCGCCGCGATCGCCGCCCTCGTTCCCTTTGTCGCCGAAGCGCATCCTCATGTGTGGGTGACGGCTCGCAGCGAGATCGTCTTCGGCGCGGACGGGCGAATGGTCTCCGTGCGCCACGCCTGGACCTTCGACGAGATGTTCTCGTCGTTCGCGACCCAGGGGCTCGACGCCAACGGAGACGGCAAGTTCAGCCGCGAGGAGCTGCAGCCGCTGGCTGAGGTCAACGTCACCTCGCTCAAGGAGTTCGGCTTCTTCACCTTCAGCCGCGAGGGCGACAAGAAGGTCGGCTTCGCCGAACCCGTCGACTACTGGTTGGAGCAGACGCCGAAGGGTCTCCTGATCCTGCACTTCACCCTGCCGGTGAAGGACAACGCGCCGCCGAAGGGCGCGCCGCTGAAGGTCGAGGTCTACGACCCCACCTATTTCGTCGCCTTCGAGTTCGCCAAGGACCATCCGGCGACGCTCGTCGAGGCGCCGGCGGGCTGCGCGCTCGACGTCGCCCGTCCGAAGGAGCCCGACGCGGCGACCTCCAAGAAGCTGTCCGAGAGCTTCTTCACCGGGCTTTCGCCCGGCGCGAACTTCGGCGCACAGTTCTCCAACACGATCTCGGTCTCCTGCGCGTCGTGA
- a CDS encoding nickel/cobalt transporter: MLVAGAALALVALANAADAFAQAAGPFGVGRPDGPGGAPAVGGLLGWIAEEQSSFYRSLSAAIRAAKTDNTALFSLAALSFAYGVFHAAGPGHGKAVISSYLIATGEGFRRGVALSTLAALAQAVTAIAAVGLIAVVLGATSMAMGVATWWLEAASYAVILALGVALIWRKGRGLLRTLNGRSAHVHGPDCAHEHGVDPRLVEGRVDWRRAGAAVLAIGLRPCTGALVVLVFALAQGILWAGVAATFAMAAGTAVTVAAIAALAVGAKGLALRLAAARPGAGAVALAGLETLAALVVFAFGAIMLAGLLLTGVGAPA, encoded by the coding sequence GTGCTCGTCGCAGGCGCAGCGCTCGCGCTGGTCGCGCTGGCAAACGCGGCGGACGCGTTCGCCCAAGCAGCCGGCCCCTTCGGCGTCGGCCGGCCGGACGGTCCCGGCGGCGCGCCCGCAGTGGGCGGCCTGTTGGGCTGGATCGCCGAGGAGCAATCGAGCTTCTACCGGTCGTTGTCGGCCGCGATCCGCGCCGCCAAGACCGACAATACCGCGCTGTTTTCCCTCGCCGCCCTCTCCTTCGCCTACGGCGTGTTCCACGCCGCGGGGCCGGGCCACGGCAAGGCGGTGATCTCCTCCTACCTGATCGCGACCGGCGAAGGCTTCCGCCGGGGCGTCGCGCTCTCGACGCTCGCCGCGCTGGCGCAGGCCGTGACGGCCATCGCAGCCGTGGGCCTGATCGCGGTGGTCCTCGGCGCCACCAGCATGGCGATGGGCGTCGCGACCTGGTGGCTGGAGGCGGCGAGCTACGCCGTGATCCTGGCGCTCGGCGTCGCGCTGATCTGGCGCAAGGGGCGCGGCTTGCTTCGCACGCTCAACGGCCGATCCGCCCATGTCCACGGCCCGGACTGCGCGCACGAGCACGGCGTCGATCCAAGACTCGTCGAGGGTCGGGTGGACTGGCGCCGCGCCGGCGCGGCGGTGCTCGCGATCGGCCTCCGTCCCTGCACCGGCGCGCTGGTGGTGCTGGTGTTCGCGCTCGCGCAGGGGATTCTTTGGGCGGGCGTCGCCGCGACCTTCGCCATGGCCGCGGGAACCGCCGTCACCGTCGCGGCGATCGCCGCTCTCGCGGTGGGGGCGAAGGGCCTCGCGCTTCGCCTCGCCGCCGCCCGGCCCGGCGCCGGCGCCGTGGCGCTGGCGGGCCTCGAGACCCTGGCCGCGCTGGTGGTGTTCGCCTTCGGGGCGATCATGCTCGCGGGGCTGCTGCTCACCGGCGTCGGCGCGCCGGCCTGA
- a CDS encoding winged helix-turn-helix domain-containing protein: MTAPADPFIAEAAALIGDPTRARMLGVLMDGRARTAKELASLAGVSAPTASGHVAKMTAAGLVSVAAQGRRRYVRLAGAEVAELIERLMTFAGVARPATRPRTPAEAAFREARTCYDHLAGRLAVELVAALLARDLLRRGHDGFEPTLAGERWFRARGVAAARARCSPRAFARCCLDWSERRDHLAGALGAALLEALVDGGVLARRKDERTLDVTTMGRRFFAEEVGVPAARAVERSSVPA, from the coding sequence ATGACCGCGCCCGCAGATCCTTTCATCGCCGAAGCCGCCGCCCTGATCGGCGACCCGACCCGCGCCCGCATGCTGGGCGTGCTGATGGACGGCCGCGCCCGCACGGCGAAGGAGCTCGCAAGCCTCGCGGGGGTCTCGGCCCCGACCGCGAGCGGGCATGTGGCCAAGATGACCGCGGCGGGCCTCGTGTCGGTCGCGGCGCAGGGGCGGCGTCGCTACGTGCGTCTGGCCGGCGCCGAGGTCGCCGAACTGATCGAGCGGCTGATGACCTTCGCCGGAGTCGCGCGCCCCGCGACGCGGCCCCGCACGCCCGCCGAGGCCGCCTTCCGCGAGGCGCGGACCTGCTACGATCATCTGGCCGGCCGGCTGGCGGTGGAGCTCGTCGCGGCGCTGCTCGCGCGCGATCTGCTGCGGCGCGGGCACGACGGCTTCGAACCGACGCTCGCCGGCGAGCGCTGGTTCCGCGCGCGAGGGGTCGCCGCCGCCCGCGCGCGCTGCTCCCCGCGCGCCTTCGCCCGCTGCTGCCTCGACTGGAGCGAGCGGCGGGACCACCTCGCGGGGGCGCTCGGCGCCGCGCTGCTCGAGGCGCTGGTCGACGGCGGCGTCCTCGCCCGCCGGAAGGACGAGCGCACGCTCGACGTCACCACGATGGGGCGGCGGTTCTTCGCCGAAGAGGTCGGCGTTCCGGCCGCCCGCGCGGTCGAGCGGTCCAGCGTTCCGGCCTGA
- a CDS encoding antibiotic biosynthesis monooxygenase produces MIAVIFEVTPAEGRTDDYFAMAGALKADVETIDGFISVERFASVTTPGKYLSLSIWRDEEAVAAWRALTRHRAAQLAGREEVFAGYRLRVASVIRDYGMDERAEAPADSLALHG; encoded by the coding sequence ATGATCGCCGTCATCTTCGAGGTCACCCCCGCCGAGGGCCGCACGGACGACTACTTCGCCATGGCGGGCGCCCTGAAGGCCGATGTCGAAACCATCGACGGCTTCATCTCGGTGGAGCGCTTCGCGAGCGTGACGACGCCGGGCAAGTACCTGTCGCTGTCGATCTGGCGCGACGAGGAGGCGGTCGCGGCCTGGCGCGCGCTCACGCGCCATCGCGCGGCGCAGCTCGCCGGCCGCGAGGAGGTGTTCGCCGGCTATCGCTTGCGGGTCGCGTCTGTCATCCGCGACTACGGCATGGACGAGCGCGCGGAGGCGCCCGCGGACTCGCTCGCGCTCCACGGCTGA
- a CDS encoding Uma2 family endonuclease: MAELKLTRMTQDEFLEWQQSQDRNYELVDGLPVLPLKAMTGATRGHDRVVVNILREFANQLRRKPCQPTTDDLALKIPAGNVRRPDVVVECGGTDLKETVASEPRLVVEVLSPSTMNFDRVRKLDEYKSVPSLRYILLVDTEKPQMTLHVRDASGWTPHHHETLEATLDLPEIGCRLDARDVFEGLPFGD, from the coding sequence ATGGCGGAACTGAAGCTCACCCGCATGACCCAGGACGAGTTCCTGGAGTGGCAGCAGTCTCAGGATCGGAACTACGAGCTGGTCGACGGCCTGCCTGTCCTGCCGCTCAAGGCGATGACCGGCGCGACGCGTGGACACGATCGCGTTGTCGTGAACATCCTGCGGGAGTTCGCGAATCAACTGCGCCGCAAGCCCTGCCAACCGACGACAGATGACCTGGCGCTGAAGATCCCCGCCGGCAACGTGCGTCGACCGGACGTCGTCGTCGAGTGCGGGGGAACCGACCTGAAGGAAACGGTTGCCTCCGAGCCCCGGCTCGTCGTCGAGGTGCTCTCGCCCAGCACCATGAACTTCGACCGGGTGCGCAAGCTCGACGAGTACAAGTCCGTGCCGTCGCTGCGCTACATCCTGCTGGTCGACACCGAGAAGCCGCAGATGACGCTGCACGTGCGCGACGCTTCCGGCTGGACGCCGCACCACCACGAAACGCTGGAGGCGACGCTGGACCTGCCCGAGATCGGGTGTCGGCTTGACGCCCGCGACGTGTTCGAGGGGCTGCCGTTCGGAGACTGA
- a CDS encoding potassium channel family protein, which produces MPDMTDAAAAAAPVAGGAEPSPDGPPPGGRGGFARFRRSLHALYHGDSRAALRFQGVVVLIDLAIIAFFLATPALSDQQVYLWLDVLIAIVVGLDLTARALAAADLKRWMRRPDVWIDVFIFVTLLAPAWFANLGYLRALRIWTLSRSPTIWRGLRRHGLAHWEDATRAVVNLATFLMVVTGFVYTGFAGRAEGITSYVDALYFTVATVTTTGFGDITLPGGWGRMTSVVVMIVGISLFVRLAQAIFRPRKVSFSCPQCALTRHEPDAVHCKACGHPLKIPDGDDD; this is translated from the coding sequence TTGCCCGACATGACAGACGCCGCAGCAGCGGCCGCCCCCGTCGCGGGGGGCGCCGAACCCTCGCCCGATGGGCCGCCGCCCGGCGGACGGGGCGGCTTCGCGCGGTTCCGCCGCTCGCTGCACGCGCTCTACCACGGCGACAGCCGCGCCGCGCTCCGGTTCCAGGGCGTCGTCGTCCTGATCGACCTCGCGATCATCGCCTTCTTCCTGGCGACGCCGGCGCTCAGCGACCAGCAGGTCTACCTCTGGCTCGACGTGCTGATCGCGATCGTCGTGGGCCTCGACCTGACCGCCCGGGCGCTCGCGGCGGCGGATCTGAAGCGCTGGATGCGCCGGCCGGACGTCTGGATCGACGTCTTCATCTTCGTCACCCTGCTCGCGCCCGCCTGGTTCGCGAACCTCGGGTACCTCCGGGCGCTGCGAATCTGGACGCTCTCGCGCAGCCCCACGATCTGGCGGGGCCTGCGTCGCCATGGCCTCGCGCATTGGGAGGACGCCACCCGCGCGGTGGTCAACCTCGCCACCTTCCTGATGGTGGTGACCGGATTCGTCTACACCGGCTTCGCCGGCCGCGCCGAAGGGATCACGTCCTACGTCGACGCGCTCTACTTCACGGTGGCGACCGTCACCACCACGGGCTTCGGCGACATCACCCTGCCGGGAGGCTGGGGGCGGATGACCTCGGTCGTCGTCATGATCGTGGGCATCTCGCTGTTCGTGCGGCTGGCGCAGGCGATCTTCCGGCCCCGGAAGGTCTCGTTCTCCTGTCCGCAATGCGCCTTGACCCGTCACGAACCCGACGCGGTGCACTGCAAGGCCTGCGGCCATCCGCTGAAGATTCCGGACGGCGACGACGACTGA
- the hemH gene encoding ferrochelatase, translating into MNAPFSQGDMRAVRLPADHPPVKVGRIGVLLVNLGTPDGTDYWSMRRYLKEFLSDRRVIETPRIIWWPLLNGIILTTRPGRKGKDYASIWNKERDESPLRTITRSQAEKLAASLASASPKLVVDWAMRYGNPSIPSRIEALQKEGCDRILLVPLYPQYAAATSATVCDKAFDALKAMRWQPVLRVAPPWADDPIYIEAVTGQLRKEVAKLSFEPEVILASFHGVPQSYLAKGDPYHCQCQKTARLMREALGLDETRFRITFQSRFGPEEWLQPYTDKTVEALAKEGVRNLAVCMPGFTADCLETLEEIAGENAEIFHHNGGQNFAAIPCLNDGEEGMRVIEHVVRRELMGWI; encoded by the coding sequence ATGAACGCCCCCTTCAGCCAGGGCGACATGCGCGCCGTGCGCCTGCCCGCCGACCATCCGCCGGTGAAGGTCGGCCGCATTGGCGTGCTGCTCGTGAACCTCGGCACGCCGGACGGCACCGACTACTGGTCGATGCGGCGCTACCTCAAGGAGTTCCTGTCCGACCGCCGCGTGATCGAGACGCCGCGGATTATCTGGTGGCCGCTGCTGAACGGGATCATCCTCACGACCCGGCCCGGCCGGAAGGGCAAGGACTACGCATCGATCTGGAACAAGGAGCGCGACGAGAGCCCGCTCCGCACCATCACCCGCTCGCAGGCGGAGAAGCTCGCGGCGAGCCTCGCCTCGGCGTCGCCGAAGCTCGTGGTGGACTGGGCCATGCGGTACGGCAACCCGTCGATCCCATCGCGGATCGAGGCGCTGCAGAAGGAAGGCTGCGATCGCATCCTCCTCGTGCCTCTCTACCCGCAGTACGCCGCGGCGACCTCCGCCACCGTCTGCGACAAGGCCTTCGACGCGCTGAAGGCGATGCGGTGGCAGCCGGTGCTTCGGGTCGCGCCGCCGTGGGCCGACGACCCGATCTACATCGAGGCGGTCACCGGCCAGCTGCGGAAGGAAGTGGCGAAACTGTCGTTCGAGCCGGAGGTCATCCTCGCTTCGTTCCACGGCGTTCCCCAGTCCTATCTGGCGAAGGGCGACCCCTATCACTGCCAGTGCCAGAAGACTGCGCGGCTGATGCGCGAGGCCCTGGGGCTCGACGAGACTCGCTTCCGGATCACCTTCCAGTCCCGCTTTGGCCCCGAGGAATGGCTGCAGCCTTACACCGACAAGACGGTGGAGGCGCTCGCCAAGGAGGGCGTGCGCAACCTGGCGGTCTGCATGCCGGGCTTCACCGCCGACTGCCTCGAGACGCTGGAGGAGATCGCAGGCGAGAACGCGGAGATCTTCCACCACAACGGCGGCCAGAACTTCGCGGCTATTCCCTGCCTCAACGACGGCGAGGAGGGCATGCGCGTGATCGAGCACGTGGTGCGCCGCGAACTGATGGGCTGGATCTGA
- a CDS encoding PAS-domain containing protein — translation MHDRPRRAVAPIVVAATALFAQPAAAAPFGAPETAALSLFLGALFVAALTSILFLRTRQRLAEAQNSAAAEIAELRSRLDRSEALVATEPQVMIIWRAGAEAPELVGDPARLTGMPAGRRLLAFGTWLEPDAARALDARLDTLRQRGEPFRLMLRTPEGGHLETEGRPVGAAVVLRLRDVTGERLARAEIEDRNAELSGALARATALLESLTQPVWIRDVDGRLTYANEAYARAVEARTGAAAVEQGAEFLDQPLRAAAARANHAGQVFRRRAPAVFAGARRIFDVVEAPSPSGSAAIAVDVSELEDVRADLSRQMEAHRRTLDELATAVAIFRKDGALAFHNQSYRQLWTLDPAFLDAGPSDATILDRLRAERRLPEEADFRKWKAELHEAYRAMEPREHWWHLPDGRTLRVVAAPNPEGGVTYLFDDVTEKIALESRFNALSKVQRETLDHLQEAVAVFASDGRLTLHNPAFASLWRLSEADLANRPHADEILKACSARHADVELWRQLKMAMTAMPDERQPVIARIDRDRAGIVDVITLPLPDGGTLATFTDVTASVNVERALRERAEALEAADRLKNDFVNHVSYELRSPLTNIIGFGQLLGDARLGALSPKQREYVEHILSSSAALLAIINDILDLTTIDAGAMELELGPVEVRESIDAAVEGVRDRLVEAGLRLEIDVAPSVGSFVADGKRVRQVLFNLLANAIGFSQPGLPIRLSARREEDAVVFQVSDRGSGIPPEMLEKVFDRFESRTAGARHRGVGLGLSIVRSFVELHGGRVAIDSGLGRGTTVTCRFPADSFAAAAE, via the coding sequence ATGCACGACCGGCCGCGCCGCGCCGTCGCTCCTATTGTCGTCGCCGCGACGGCGCTCTTCGCCCAGCCGGCCGCGGCCGCGCCCTTTGGAGCGCCTGAAACCGCCGCGCTCTCGCTCTTTCTCGGCGCGCTGTTCGTGGCGGCCCTCACCTCCATCCTGTTCCTGCGCACGCGCCAGCGCCTTGCCGAGGCCCAGAACTCGGCGGCCGCCGAGATCGCCGAGCTGCGCTCGCGGCTCGACCGGTCCGAAGCGCTGGTCGCCACCGAGCCGCAGGTGATGATCATCTGGCGGGCGGGCGCCGAGGCGCCGGAGCTGGTCGGCGATCCGGCGCGCCTGACCGGCATGCCGGCCGGCCGCCGCCTGCTCGCCTTCGGGACCTGGCTCGAACCCGACGCCGCCCGCGCCCTCGACGCCCGGCTGGACACGCTCCGCCAACGCGGCGAGCCGTTCCGCCTCATGCTGCGCACGCCCGAGGGCGGCCATCTGGAGACCGAAGGCCGCCCCGTCGGCGCGGCCGTCGTGCTGCGTCTGCGCGACGTCACAGGCGAGCGCCTCGCCCGCGCCGAGATCGAAGACCGCAACGCTGAGCTCTCCGGCGCCCTCGCGCGCGCCACCGCTTTGCTGGAATCCCTGACGCAGCCGGTCTGGATCCGCGACGTCGACGGCCGGCTGACCTACGCCAACGAGGCCTATGCCCGAGCGGTCGAGGCCAGGACCGGCGCGGCCGCGGTCGAGCAGGGCGCCGAGTTCCTGGACCAGCCGCTGCGCGCCGCCGCCGCCCGCGCCAACCACGCCGGCCAGGTGTTCCGCCGCCGCGCGCCGGCGGTGTTCGCCGGCGCCCGGCGCATCTTCGACGTGGTCGAGGCGCCCTCGCCCTCGGGTTCGGCCGCGATCGCGGTCGACGTCTCCGAGCTCGAGGACGTCCGCGCCGACCTGTCGCGCCAGATGGAGGCCCACCGCCGGACGCTCGACGAGCTCGCGACTGCGGTAGCGATCTTCCGCAAGGACGGCGCGCTCGCCTTCCACAACCAGTCCTACCGCCAGCTCTGGACGCTCGATCCCGCCTTCCTCGACGCCGGCCCGAGCGACGCGACGATCCTCGACCGGCTGCGCGCGGAGCGCCGGCTGCCCGAGGAGGCCGACTTCCGCAAGTGGAAGGCCGAGCTGCACGAGGCCTACCGCGCGATGGAGCCGCGCGAGCACTGGTGGCACCTACCCGACGGCCGCACGCTGCGCGTGGTCGCGGCGCCGAACCCCGAAGGCGGCGTCACCTATCTCTTCGACGACGTCACCGAGAAGATCGCCCTGGAGAGCCGGTTCAACGCGCTGTCCAAGGTGCAGCGCGAGACGCTCGACCATCTGCAGGAGGCGGTCGCGGTGTTCGCCTCCGACGGCCGGCTCACGCTGCACAACCCGGCCTTCGCCAGCCTGTGGCGGCTGTCCGAGGCGGATCTCGCCAACCGCCCGCACGCCGACGAGATCCTCAAGGCCTGCAGCGCGCGCCACGCCGACGTCGAGCTCTGGCGCCAGCTCAAGATGGCGATGACCGCCATGCCGGACGAGCGCCAGCCGGTGATCGCCCGCATCGACCGCGACCGCGCCGGCATCGTCGACGTCATCACCCTGCCGCTGCCGGACGGCGGCACGCTCGCCACCTTCACCGACGTGACCGCCAGCGTGAACGTCGAGCGGGCGCTGCGCGAGCGCGCCGAAGCGCTCGAGGCCGCCGACCGGCTCAAGAACGACTTCGTCAACCACGTGTCCTACGAGCTGCGCTCGCCGCTCACCAACATCATCGGTTTCGGCCAGCTGCTGGGCGACGCCCGGCTGGGCGCGCTCTCGCCCAAGCAGCGCGAATACGTCGAGCACATCCTGTCGTCCTCGGCCGCCCTGCTCGCGATCATCAACGACATCCTCGACCTCACCACCATCGACGCCGGCGCCATGGAGCTGGAGCTCGGCCCGGTCGAGGTGCGCGAGAGCATCGACGCCGCGGTCGAAGGCGTGCGTGACCGGCTTGTGGAAGCCGGGCTCCGGCTCGAAATCGACGTCGCCCCCTCGGTCGGGTCGTTCGTCGCCGACGGCAAGCGCGTGCGCCAGGTGCTGTTCAACCTGCTTGCAAACGCCATAGGGTTCTCGCAGCCCGGCCTGCCGATCCGGCTGTCCGCGCGCCGCGAGGAGGACGCCGTGGTGTTCCAGGTCTCCGATCGAGGTTCCGGGATTCCGCCGGAGATGCTCGAGAAGGTCTTCGACCGCTTCGAAAGCCGCACCGCCGGCGCCCGCCACCGCGGGGTCGGCCTGGGCTTGTCGATCGTCCGCTCCTTCGTCGAGCTGCACGGCGGCCGCGTGGCGATCGACAGCGGGCTCGGCCGCGGCACCACCGTCACCTGCCGCTTCCCCGCAGACTCGTTCGCGGCCGCCGCGGAATGA
- the tsaE gene encoding tRNA (adenosine(37)-N6)-threonylcarbamoyltransferase complex ATPase subunit type 1 TsaE, with protein sequence MKGPASMIGAARKAAPGVETWELALADETATAALASDVARILRPGDLMTLSGDLGAGKTTFARALVRARAGDPELEAPSPTFTLLQIYDLPRGAIVHADLYRLTGPEELEELGWEEAGEDAIVLVEWPDRIGADLPPDRLDLTLDLGASPESRKARLSGYGAFGNRLARLRDGRRFLDAAGWGDAARAHVQGDASSRLYERLTLGDRTAILMDAPPRAHGPAIYDGKSYLTLARLAVGVKPFVAVADALRAFGYGAPEIYAQDLANGFLLVEDLGYEPVAAGQPIASRYEAAVELLADLHGRSTPTELPVGRELYSVPPYDLPAMLVEVDLLLDWYMPHVAGAAPAPEARAEFRALWAAALEPILDETPTWTLRDYHSPNLTWRDDREGLQRLGVLDFQDMVFGPPAYDVVSLLQDARVDMQDGLELALAARYLERRRRADPGFDPRAFARAYATMGAQRATKILGIFVRLAKRDGKPGYLGNIPRVRRSLAANLAHPDLADLAAWCAANLDLTETSDR encoded by the coding sequence ATGAAGGGCCCCGCCAGCATGATCGGCGCGGCGCGCAAGGCGGCGCCGGGCGTCGAGACCTGGGAGCTCGCGCTCGCCGACGAAACCGCGACCGCGGCGCTCGCCTCCGACGTCGCCCGCATCCTCCGCCCCGGCGACCTGATGACGCTGTCGGGCGACCTCGGCGCCGGCAAAACCACCTTCGCCCGCGCCCTGGTGCGCGCCCGCGCGGGCGACCCCGAGCTCGAGGCCCCGAGCCCGACCTTCACCCTGCTCCAGATCTACGACCTGCCGCGCGGCGCGATCGTGCACGCCGACCTCTACCGTCTCACCGGTCCCGAAGAGCTGGAGGAGCTGGGCTGGGAGGAGGCCGGCGAGGACGCGATCGTGCTGGTGGAATGGCCGGACCGCATCGGCGCCGACCTGCCGCCGGACCGGCTGGACCTCACGCTCGACCTCGGCGCGAGCCCGGAATCCCGCAAGGCGCGGCTGTCGGGCTACGGCGCCTTCGGCAACCGGCTGGCGCGCCTGCGCGACGGCCGACGCTTCCTCGACGCCGCCGGATGGGGCGACGCCGCGCGCGCCCATGTGCAGGGCGACGCCTCGAGCCGGCTCTACGAGCGCCTGACGCTCGGCGACCGCACCGCCATCCTGATGGACGCCCCGCCGCGCGCCCACGGCCCGGCGATCTACGACGGCAAGAGCTACCTCACGCTCGCCCGCCTCGCGGTCGGCGTGAAGCCCTTCGTCGCGGTGGCCGACGCCTTGCGCGCCTTCGGCTACGGCGCGCCCGAGATCTACGCCCAGGACCTCGCCAACGGCTTCCTGCTGGTGGAGGACCTCGGCTATGAGCCGGTGGCCGCCGGACAGCCGATCGCGAGCCGCTACGAGGCCGCGGTGGAGCTTCTGGCCGACCTCCACGGCCGTTCTACCCCGACGGAGCTGCCGGTCGGCCGCGAGCTTTACAGCGTGCCGCCCTACGATCTGCCTGCGATGCTGGTCGAGGTCGACCTGCTGCTCGACTGGTACATGCCGCATGTGGCGGGCGCCGCTCCCGCGCCCGAGGCCCGGGCGGAGTTCCGCGCGCTGTGGGCGGCGGCGCTCGAGCCGATCCTGGACGAGACCCCCACCTGGACGCTGCGGGACTACCACTCGCCGAACCTCACCTGGCGGGACGACCGCGAGGGGCTGCAGCGCCTCGGCGTGCTTGACTTCCAGGACATGGTGTTCGGCCCGCCGGCCTACGACGTGGTCTCGCTGCTGCAGGACGCCCGCGTCGACATGCAGGACGGGCTCGAGCTCGCGCTCGCGGCCCGCTATCTGGAGCGGCGACGGCGCGCAGACCCCGGCTTCGACCCCCGCGCCTTCGCGCGCGCCTACGCCACAATGGGCGCGCAGCGGGCGACCAAGATCCTCGGCATCTTCGTCCGGCTCGCCAAGCGCGACGGCAAGCCCGGTTACCTCGGCAACATCCCGCGGGTGCGCCGGTCGCTCGCCGCCAACCTCGCCCATCCCGACCTCGCCGATCTCGCCGCCTGGTGCGCGGCCAATCTCGACCTGACGGAGACATCCGACCGTTGA
- a CDS encoding nucleotidyltransferase family protein has protein sequence MVLAAGLGTRMRPITETKPKPLVEVGGATLVDHVLDRLADGGVARAVVNVHHHADQMERHLAARTTPAIAISDERDRLMDSGGGVARALPLLTGDAVFIANADTFWIDGARSNVARMAEAWDPSRMDALLMVAALTASVGFDGAGDFAFAADGRLTRRPENQVTPFAYAGLAVMPRAAFDAAGDAPFSLNRLWNEAIERERLFGLRLDGLWLHVGTPEAIVEADRAIALSAA, from the coding sequence ATGGTGCTGGCCGCCGGCCTCGGCACGCGGATGAGGCCCATCACCGAAACCAAGCCGAAACCGCTGGTCGAGGTCGGCGGCGCGACGCTGGTCGACCACGTGCTGGACCGGCTGGCGGACGGCGGCGTCGCCCGCGCCGTCGTCAACGTCCACCACCACGCCGACCAGATGGAGCGGCACCTCGCCGCCCGGACCACGCCCGCGATCGCGATCTCCGACGAGCGCGACCGGCTGATGGATTCCGGCGGCGGCGTCGCGCGGGCGCTTCCGCTGCTGACGGGGGACGCCGTCTTCATCGCCAACGCCGACACCTTCTGGATCGACGGCGCCCGCTCCAACGTGGCCCGCATGGCCGAGGCCTGGGACCCGTCGCGGATGGACGCGCTGCTCATGGTGGCGGCGCTCACCGCCAGCGTCGGTTTCGACGGGGCCGGCGACTTCGCCTTCGCCGCCGACGGACGCCTCACCCGCCGCCCCGAGAACCAGGTCACCCCCTTCGCCTACGCCGGCCTCGCGGTGATGCCGCGCGCCGCGTTCGACGCCGCCGGCGACGCGCCGTTCTCGCTCAACCGGCTCTGGAACGAGGCGATCGAGCGGGAGCGCCTGTTCGGTCTCCGCCTCGACGGCCTGTGGCTGCACGTCGGCACGCCCGAAGCCATCGTCGAGGCCGACCGCGCCATCGCGTTGTCCGCGGCCTGA